In Calothrix sp. PCC 7507, one DNA window encodes the following:
- a CDS encoding cupin domain-containing protein produces the protein MSDSQNASSPISSQEVVTIRPDTQTPTRQNLPYFVGISAATAGTKGISLNLVIIPAGGTAEPHFHKDYETAIYLLKGRVETRFGEGLKQSVINEEGDFLFIPPGVPHQPFNLSETEPAQAIVARNDPNEQENVVLYSPEV, from the coding sequence ATGTCAGATTCGCAAAACGCCAGTTCCCCTATCAGTTCTCAAGAGGTGGTGACAATTCGGCCTGATACCCAAACCCCAACTCGCCAAAATCTACCTTACTTTGTGGGTATTTCTGCAGCGACTGCAGGTACTAAAGGAATTTCGTTAAATTTGGTGATTATTCCGGCAGGTGGCACAGCAGAACCCCATTTCCACAAAGACTATGAGACGGCAATTTATCTGTTGAAAGGTCGCGTCGAAACTCGCTTCGGGGAAGGGCTGAAACAGTCTGTCATTAACGAAGAAGGTGATTTTCTTTTTATCCCACCTGGTGTACCCCATCAGCCATTTAATCTGAGTGAGACTGAACCTGCTCAGGCGATCGTCGCCCGAAATGATCCCAATGAACAAGAAAATGTAGTGCTTTACAGTCCAGAGGTTTAG